The DNA segment GCCCGCGGCCGGTCGGTGAGCGCGTCGATCGCCTCGAGCTTGACCTTCGCGACGGTCTCGCCGTACGGCTCCAGCAGGTGCGGGCCGACGCCCATCGTCGCCGCCACCTCGGTGAGCGGTTTCAGCGAGGCGCCACGGGCGATCTCGAGATCGGTGGGGAACGTCATGGTCCCTCCACGTCGGGCCGGACGATGTCGGCATGCGGCCGCCCCACGCGGTTCTCGACCTCGGCCGCGGCCGCGGGTCCGTACGTCTCCTCGAACCGCCGGACGAAAACACCGGGGTCGAGGTCGTACTCCTGTGGACCCACCGCCTCGAGGGTCAGCGTCGCGAGCACGCACCCCACCTGCGCGGCGCGCTCGAGGTCGAGACCCCAGCCGACGCCGGCGAAGAACCCCGCACGGAACGAGTCACCGACGCCCGTGGGGTCGGCGGTGTCGCCCGCGGGCGTCGGGTCGACGTGCACGCGGGCAGCCTCCCGGGACTCGATGCCCACGCCCTTGGCTCCGTACGTGGTGATCCACGTCCCCACCCGGCCGAGCACCTGGGTGTCCGTCCAGCCGGTCTTCTGCAGCAGCAGCTCGCGCTCGTACTCGTTGGTGAACAGGTACGTCGCGTGGTCGACCAGGTGACGGATCCTGTCGCCCTCCATGCGAGCGAGCTGCTGGCCGGGATCCGCGGCGAACGGATACCGGTTCGCGCGGCACTCCTCGGTGTGCCGCACCATCGCGAGCGGGTCGTTCGGACTGATGAGCACGACGTCGACGCCGCCGAGCTCACGCACGATCGGCACCAGGGCGATCTGCCGCGCCTCCTCCATCGCGCCCGCGTAGAACGACGCGATCTGGTTGTCCACGGCGTCGGTCGTGCACAGGAACCGCGACGTGTGCCGCGTCGACGACACGTGCACCCACGTGGTGTCGACGCCACCCCGTTCCAGCCAGTCGCGGTACTCGGCGAAGTCGCCGCCGACGGCACCGACGAGGAGCGGACGCAGGCCGAACCGCGCCAGGCCGAACGCGATGTTGGCCGCGGTGCCGCCCGGGCGCAGGTGCAGCTCGTCGACGAGGAACGACAGCGAGACGCTGTCGAGCTTGTCGGCGATGAACAGCTCGCTGAACCTGCCGGGGAACACCATCAGGTAGTCGGTCGCGATCGAGCCGGTGACGACGGTGCGCATGCCGTTCACCGCGCGGGAAGGCCGGCCGCGCTGCGCAGCACGTCGGCCCGGTCCGTCTGCTCCCAGGTGAAGTCGGGGTCGTCCCTGCCGAAGTGCCCGTACGCCGCGGTCTTGCGGTAGATCGGGCGGTGCAGCTTGAGGTAGTCGCGGAAGGCCGCGGGCCTGAGGTCGAAGTGCTCGGACACGAGCTCGGCGATCCTGGTCCGCGAGACCTTCTCGGTGCCGAACGTCTCGACGAGCAGCGACAGTGGCCGGGCGACACCGATGGCATAGGCCACCTGGATCTCGACGCGGTCGGCGAGGCCGGCGGCGACGAGGTTCTTGGCGACGTACCGCGCCGCGTACGCCGCGGACCTGTCGACCTTCGACGGGTCCTTGCCGGAGAACGCGCCGCCGCCGTGCCTTGCGAACCCACCGTAGGTGTCGACGATGATCTTGCGTCCGGTGAGACCAGCGTCACCGACGGGGCCGCCGATGACGAACCGGCCGGTCGGGTTCACGAACAGGTTGGTCCGCAGCTCGGCCGGATCGTAGAGCTCACGCGGAAGGACCGGTGTCACGACGTTCTCCCACAACGCGGCGGGCAGGCGATGCTCGGTGCCGTCCTCGTGCTGGGTCGAGATCAGCACCTTCTCGATCGAGGTCGGCACGCCGTCGACGTAGCGCACGGTCACCTGCGTCTTGCCGTCGGGCCGCAGGAAGGGCAGCTCGCCGTCCTTGCGCACCTGCGCGAGCCTGGCCGCGAGCCGATGGGCCAACGCGATCGGCGTCGGCATCAGCTCGGGCGTCTCGTTCGTGGCGTAGCCGAACATCATGCCCTGGTCGCCCGCGCCGACGCTGTCGAGCTGGTCGGTGCTCGTCGAGCTCCGTGCCTCGCGCGCAGTGTCGACGCCCTGCGCGATGTCGGGTGACTGCTTGTCGAGTGCGGTGAGGACGGCGCACTGGTCACCGTCGTAGCCGCATGCGGCGTTGTAACCGATCTCCCTGATGGTGTCGCGGACGATGCCGGTGAAGTCCATCGGCTCCGGGGTCGTGATCTCCCCGGCGACGACCGCGAGGCCGGTCGTGACGAGCGTCTCGCACGCGACGCGTGAGTACGGGTCGACGCTCAACGCCGCGTCGAGGATCGCGTCGGAGATCTGGTCGGCGACCTTGTCCGGGTGGCCCTCGGTCACCGACTCGGAGGTGAACAGATACTCGTTCTCCTGCATGCCCATCACGCCGTCTCCTTCACTCCCAGCTCGCATCTCACCGCGGCCGCACCGGCGACCATGGCCCTCAACTTCGCGCGGGCGACGGACGGCGGCACGTGCCTGAGTCCGCAGTCCGGGTTGACCGACAGTCGGTCGGGTGATACCACCTCGAGCGCGCGCCTGATGCGCGACGCCACGAGGTCGGCCGACTCGATGTCGTCGCTCTTCACATCGATGACCCCCAGGCCAAGCTGCCGGTCCCACGCGTACCGGTCGAGCAGGGCGAGGTCGTCATAACCCTTGCGGGCGAACTCCAGCGCCAGCCGGTCGACGTCGGCGCGAAGCACGGTGGGGAACAGGAAGTCGTAGTGTCCCTCCCATGACGGCCGCGCGTACCTGTTGCCGTAGCAGACGTGCAGCGCCCACGTCGCCTCGACGCCGTCGACGACCGCGTTGACCGCGTCGATCGCCAGCTCGACCTCGTCGGGATGTCCCGCGAGGAACGGCTCGTCGATCTGCAGCATCGTGGCGCCCGCCGCGGCCAGCTCGCGCGCCTCCGCGTTCAGCACCGAGGCGAGCGCCAGCACGAGCTCTGTGTCTTCGGCGTACGCCTTGTTGCGCAGCCGCCGCGACAGCGAGAACGGACCGGTGAACGAGAACTTGACCGGGTGGTCGGTCTGGGTGCGCGAGAACACGAAGTCGTCGACGAGCCCGAGCGCGAAGGTGTCACCCGCGGGCAGTGGCTCGACGACCTCGGCGTCGTAGTAGTCGTAGTAGTACGCCTTCGTCTCGTCGAGCAGCGAGACGCCGGGGATGCGCGCGAGCAGGTAGTCGATGTCGTTGTCGCGGCGCAGCTCACCGTCGGACACCACGTCGACGCCCGCGCGCTCCTGGTCCTTGATCGCCGCCTTCACCACGACGTCATGAACGTCCTCGAGGTGCGCACGACTGATCCGCCGCTGGTAGTAGTCGGTCTTCAGCCGCTCCAGCCAGTCGGGCACGGAGTACGACCCGATCACCGTCGTCGCCAGCGGCGGCATCTCACCATCCACGCCCATGTCAGTCCCTCACCTGCGCGGTCATGGTCACGATGTTCGTGCCAGCGCGGTAGGCGAACGGCGCGTACGTGACGTCGAACCCCCGCCGTCCGCCGATGTGCTGCAGCAGCGGCCCGTTGACCCAGTTCACGACCGAGCCGTCGTACTTGCCAGGCCCGCGGAAGCCGGTGCGATAGTGGTGCGCGCTCGTCGCGAACAGGTCGTGGCACTGCAGGCGCCCGTACGGGTGGAGCAGCGGCAGCGTGTCGGCGAAGCTCGCCACCGCGCCGTTGCCGACGTGCATCCTGAGGTCACCGTCAGCCTCGAGCATCGGCCGCAACGCCTCGCCGCTCACACCCGGCGCCACCTCGTACAGGTCGAGGCCCGACAACGGGACGTACCGCTCCTCGAGCTTCAGCGCATCCCATGCCGCCCGCCAGAACGCCGTCGCGGCCGCCGGATCGACGACGCGGCCCGGCATCGCCTCGGCGAACAGCGTCGGCCCGAGCCTGAGCAGCTTGGCCACGACCTCCGGCAGGGTGTCGAGGTCGACGCCGGCGAGCGCCGCGACGCGCGCAGCGTCCGCGCGCGGTAGGTACGCGCGTACCTCGACGCGGTACGTGTGACCACCGATGCGCGCGACCTCCTCGCTCGGCAGGTTGTCGTAGACGTTGGAGACGTAGACGAGGAAGACCTTGTAGCGCAGGAACTTCAACGCGGTCGCAGGTGTCGTGGCGTCGAGGGCGAACGAGCTGACGTGCGCCGCGTGGTCGGTCACCGCGGCACGCGCGATGCCGAGGACGTGTTCGGAGTAGTCGCACATCAGGTAGTGCAGCCGCCGGTAGTAGTCGCGCCCGCGGTCGCGGTCCATCCGGACGAACTCGTCGAGCCACGTCTTCGCCTGGTTGCCGTTGCCGACGCCGAGCTCGACGACGTACAGCTCCTCGGGAAGCGCGTTGCGCGCGGACAGGTCGTCCCACACCACGAACATCTCGTGGAGGAGCTCGCGTACCGCCGCGACGTTCCTCGCGTCGCTCTCACCGCCCGGCAGAGCCTGCTCGTACTGCCGACCCGTCGCCTCCTCCCAGTCGCCGAGATAGCGCCAGTACAGCGCGTTGAAATCCCAGATGCGGCTCTGTGTCGCGCGGGTCCACGGCTCGAGGTACAGCCGGCCGAGCCGCTCCGGGTGGGTGAGCCCGGCGAGCAGGTCGCGCATGGAGGTCCGCAGCTCACCGTCCGGGCTGTGCTGGCTGCCTCCGGCTGTCACACAGCGGCGCAGGTCGACGGCGAGCTCGACGTCGGCGTGGGTGGTGCCGTTGGCGCGTCCACCGTTGCGCGCGCCCGTCGGCGACAGGATCGGGCGCAGGTCGACGACCTCACGGAAGTTGTTCTTGTACTGCACCCAGTCGCATACGACACGGAGCCGCGACAGGTCGACGTCGTCCTCGCGCAGGGAGTCGACGATCGGCCCCAGACACGCCGCGAGGTCGACCGGGTGCGCACCACGGAGCTTGGCCGTGGGCCGGACGTCGACGATCATGCGCGCTCCTCCTTCACGACCGCCGCGACAGGCGCATCGGCCCTGCGCGGCAGGCCCGCGCGGTCGACGAGCTCGGGCACCGCCGCCTCGTTGCCGAACGCCATCACGTGCACACCCGCCACACCGCGCATCTCGGCGAGCGCCTGGACGAGCTCGACGCACAGCCGCATGCC comes from the Streptosporangiales bacterium genome and includes:
- a CDS encoding carbohydrate kinase family protein, coding for MRTVVTGSIATDYLMVFPGRFSELFIADKLDSVSLSFLVDELHLRPGGTAANIAFGLARFGLRPLLVGAVGGDFAEYRDWLERGGVDTTWVHVSSTRHTSRFLCTTDAVDNQIASFYAGAMEEARQIALVPIVRELGGVDVVLISPNDPLAMVRHTEECRANRYPFAADPGQQLARMEGDRIRHLVDHATYLFTNEYERELLLQKTGWTDTQVLGRVGTWITTYGAKGVGIESREAARVHVDPTPAGDTADPTGVGDSFRAGFFAGVGWGLDLERAAQVGCVLATLTLEAVGPQEYDLDPGVFVRRFEETYGPAAAAEVENRVGRPHADIVRPDVEGP
- a CDS encoding methionine adenosyltransferase is translated as MQENEYLFTSESVTEGHPDKVADQISDAILDAALSVDPYSRVACETLVTTGLAVVAGEITTPEPMDFTGIVRDTIREIGYNAACGYDGDQCAVLTALDKQSPDIAQGVDTAREARSSTSTDQLDSVGAGDQGMMFGYATNETPELMPTPIALAHRLAARLAQVRKDGELPFLRPDGKTQVTVRYVDGVPTSIEKVLISTQHEDGTEHRLPAALWENVVTPVLPRELYDPAELRTNLFVNPTGRFVIGGPVGDAGLTGRKIIVDTYGGFARHGGGAFSGKDPSKVDRSAAYAARYVAKNLVAAGLADRVEIQVAYAIGVARPLSLLVETFGTEKVSRTRIAELVSEHFDLRPAAFRDYLKLHRPIYRKTAAYGHFGRDDPDFTWEQTDRADVLRSAAGLPAR